In Candidatus Promineifilum breve, one genomic interval encodes:
- a CDS encoding aminotransferase class V-fold PLP-dependent enzyme translates to MIANEPLLDMRSRIVGLDHEVPLLDGRRMPYVNLDNAASTPPLVDVARAVEAFIPYYSSVHRGTGFKSRLSTVAYDQAHEIIGRFVGADLSTNTVIFGKNTTEAINKLAYRLPLTPESVVLTTQMEHHSNDLPWRHRAHVVHVRALPDGRLDEDDFDAQLQRYAGRVALVTVTGASNVSGFIQPIHRLARKAHAAGALILADTAQLAPHRRVDMLADDDPEHLDFVTLSAHKMYAPFGTGALIGAKDVFLHEAPEYRGGGTVDVVTLDEVHWAGVPDREEAGSPNVVGAVAMAVAARTLMEVGMDAVAAHEEHLIAYALERLREVPGIQIFGETDPARAHEKVGVIPFNVEGVSHFLTAAILGYEGGIGVRSGCFCAHPYVVHLLQLDEAESHRWRDQLLSGDKSSMPGMVRASFGCYNNTDDVDRLVEMLQRITRGDYQGDYALDRASGEYRPRNFHEPLEEYFLLEPLD, encoded by the coding sequence ATGATCGCTAATGAACCCCTGCTCGACATGAGATCACGTATCGTTGGCCTCGACCACGAAGTGCCGTTGCTCGACGGTCGCCGCATGCCCTACGTGAACCTGGACAACGCCGCCAGCACCCCGCCGCTGGTCGACGTGGCGCGCGCGGTGGAGGCATTTATCCCCTACTACTCCAGCGTCCATCGCGGCACGGGTTTCAAGTCGCGGCTCAGCACCGTGGCCTACGATCAGGCGCATGAGATCATCGGCCGCTTCGTGGGCGCCGACCTCAGCACCAACACCGTCATCTTCGGCAAGAACACGACCGAGGCCATCAACAAGCTGGCCTACCGCCTGCCGTTGACGCCGGAGTCGGTCGTGCTGACCACCCAAATGGAGCACCACTCCAACGACCTGCCCTGGCGGCATCGCGCCCACGTCGTCCACGTCCGCGCCCTGCCCGACGGCCGCCTGGACGAAGACGATTTCGACGCCCAACTCCAGCGCTACGCCGGGCGCGTGGCCCTGGTGACGGTCACCGGCGCGTCCAACGTCAGTGGCTTCATCCAGCCCATCCACCGCCTGGCGCGCAAGGCCCACGCCGCCGGCGCGCTCATCCTGGCCGACACCGCCCAACTGGCTCCCCATCGTCGCGTCGATATGCTCGCCGACGACGACCCGGAACACCTCGATTTCGTCACTCTCTCGGCCCACAAGATGTATGCGCCGTTCGGCACCGGGGCGCTCATCGGGGCGAAGGATGTCTTTCTCCACGAAGCGCCTGAGTATCGCGGCGGCGGCACGGTGGACGTGGTGACGCTGGACGAGGTGCATTGGGCCGGCGTGCCCGACCGCGAGGAGGCCGGCAGCCCCAACGTCGTCGGCGCGGTGGCTATGGCCGTGGCCGCGCGGACACTGATGGAGGTCGGCATGGACGCTGTCGCCGCCCACGAGGAACACCTCATCGCCTATGCGCTGGAGCGGCTGCGCGAAGTGCCCGGCATCCAGATTTTCGGCGAGACCGACCCGGCGCGGGCGCATGAAAAAGTGGGCGTCATCCCGTTCAACGTCGAGGGCGTGTCCCATTTCCTGACGGCGGCCATCCTCGGCTATGAGGGCGGCATCGGTGTGCGCAGCGGCTGTTTTTGCGCCCATCCCTACGTCGTTCACCTGCTGCAACTGGATGAGGCCGAATCACACCGCTGGCGCGACCAATTGCTCAGCGGCGACAAGTCCAGTATGCCCGGCATGGTGCGCGCCAGTTTCGGCTGTTACAACAACACCGACGACGTGGATCGGCTGGTGGAGATGCTGCAACGTATTACCCGCGGCGACTACCAGGGCGACTACGCCCTCGACCGCGCCTCGGGCGAATACCGCCCGCGCAACTTCCATGAGCCGCTGGAGGAGTATTTTTTGCTGGAGCCGTTGGATTAG
- the recR gene encoding recombination mediator RecR gives MLPRSVQRLIDEFARLPGIGPKSASRLTFYLLRSADNQAGELSAALGELKERTRLCSVCFNITEDDPCPLCDDDARDPRLLCVVEEPLDVLAIERSRAYSGRYHVLHGAISPVEGIGPEDLRINELVERIDKGNFTELILATNPTLEGESTALYLQRRLSDRTIRLTRLARGLPVGGDLEYTDEITLGRAFEGRQNL, from the coding sequence GTGCTGCCGCGCTCGGTGCAGCGGCTCATCGACGAGTTCGCCCGCCTGCCGGGCATCGGCCCCAAGTCGGCCTCGCGCCTGACGTTCTATCTGTTGCGTTCAGCCGACAATCAGGCCGGCGAACTGTCGGCGGCGCTGGGGGAACTGAAGGAGCGCACCCGCCTCTGTTCGGTGTGCTTCAACATCACCGAGGACGACCCCTGCCCCCTGTGCGACGACGACGCCCGCGACCCGCGCCTGCTGTGCGTGGTCGAGGAGCCGCTCGACGTGCTGGCGATTGAGCGCTCGCGGGCCTATAGCGGTCGCTACCACGTGCTCCATGGGGCCATCTCACCCGTCGAGGGCATCGGCCCGGAAGATTTGCGCATCAACGAACTGGTCGAGCGCATCGATAAGGGCAACTTCACCGAGCTTATTCTGGCGACAAACCCGACGCTGGAAGGCGAATCGACGGCGCTCTACTTGCAACGCCGCTTGTCCGACCGCACCATTCGCCTCACCCGGCTGGCCCGCGGCCTGCCCGTCGGCGGCGATCTGGAATATACGGACGAGATCACCCTCGGCCGGGCCTTCGAGGGCCGCCAAAACTTGTAG
- a CDS encoding YbaB/EbfC family nucleoid-associated protein: MTKRSFHGKPKKKTGSPNDMLGQVQKMQQEMAAAQNALEAETVTVTAGGGAITVIITGHQRLRGITIDPELLKPEEADFLQDMLVAGINAAIEQSQALAAQRMENITGGIGGMDGLLGGLGLG, translated from the coding sequence ATGACCAAACGATCTTTCCACGGTAAACCCAAGAAGAAAACCGGTTCGCCCAACGACATGCTGGGGCAGGTGCAAAAGATGCAACAGGAGATGGCCGCGGCCCAAAACGCGCTGGAGGCGGAGACGGTCACCGTCACCGCCGGCGGCGGGGCCATCACCGTCATCATCACCGGCCACCAGCGGCTGCGCGGCATCACCATCGACCCGGAACTGCTGAAGCCCGAAGAGGCCGATTTTCTGCAAGACATGCTCGTGGCGGGCATCAACGCGGCCATCGAGCAGTCGCAGGCCCTGGCGGCGCAACGCATGGAGAACATCACCGGCGGCATCGGCGGGATGGATGGGCTGCTGGGCGGCCTGGGGCTGGGCTAA
- the dnaX gene encoding DNA polymerase III subunit gamma/tau: MSQALYRKWRPARFDQVIGQEHVTHTLQAAVVGDRVGHAYLFCGPRGTGKTTMARLLAKAVNCAADDPAERPDDACPLCAAVNEGRFLDMIEIDAASNTGVDDIRNLRDKVNFSPSQGRNKVYIIDEVHMLSTAAFNALLKTLEEPPAHTIFVLATTEEHKVPLTIKSRCQQFNFRLLTTPEITARLNWLAQQEGLAIEPAAVELIARQAAGSLRDAESLLDQLIVSPDDRITLERAQLVLGTAPDAAIVALTEAWLEGDSARGLGVIHDALGSGADARQFCRQMVAYLRQLLLLGMAGQMEVEGPVERRAEMLAQTRRAPRRALIDAVRRFHEAALQPAGSWQPQLPLELAFVELVVGGGAGAQGGRGAGERERPLVVDSRPPTNDALPPTAEQQPAAKEQRATTEGNIPAGRGQPAAPADEWVGGSPPPPPPPSPSPAPEPAALTLAAVAGMWPEMTKRVGRRIKNLPALLTMCKPLALEGRTIVLGFDYPLLKDKFDKTPGALELVTDTFRTLGAADSLVRTVTTSDYPVPIARDEFKALAEELGGIVRDE; the protein is encoded by the coding sequence ATGTCGCAAGCCCTCTACCGCAAATGGCGGCCGGCCCGGTTCGACCAGGTCATCGGCCAGGAACACGTGACCCACACGCTGCAAGCGGCGGTCGTGGGCGATCGCGTGGGCCACGCCTATCTCTTTTGCGGGCCGCGCGGCACGGGTAAGACGACGATGGCCCGCCTGCTGGCTAAGGCGGTCAACTGCGCCGCCGACGATCCGGCCGAGCGCCCCGACGATGCCTGTCCCCTATGCGCCGCCGTCAACGAGGGGCGCTTTCTGGACATGATCGAGATCGATGCCGCCTCCAACACCGGCGTCGATGACATCCGCAATCTGCGCGACAAGGTCAATTTCTCCCCCAGCCAGGGGCGCAACAAAGTCTACATCATTGACGAAGTCCACATGCTCTCCACGGCGGCCTTCAACGCTTTGCTGAAGACGCTGGAGGAACCGCCGGCCCACACCATCTTCGTGCTGGCGACGACCGAGGAGCACAAGGTTCCGCTGACGATCAAATCCCGCTGCCAGCAGTTCAACTTTCGCCTGCTGACCACGCCGGAGATCACCGCCCGGCTCAACTGGCTGGCCCAGCAAGAGGGGCTGGCGATTGAACCGGCGGCCGTTGAACTCATCGCCCGGCAGGCGGCCGGCAGTCTGCGCGACGCCGAAAGCCTGCTCGATCAACTCATCGTCTCGCCCGACGACCGCATCACGCTGGAGCGGGCGCAACTGGTGCTGGGCACGGCCCCCGACGCGGCTATTGTGGCCCTGACCGAGGCCTGGCTCGAGGGCGACAGCGCCCGCGGCCTGGGCGTCATCCACGACGCGCTCGGCTCCGGGGCCGACGCCCGCCAGTTCTGCCGCCAGATGGTGGCCTACCTGCGGCAACTGTTGCTGCTGGGCATGGCCGGACAGATGGAGGTCGAGGGGCCGGTGGAGCGCCGGGCGGAGATGCTGGCCCAGACGCGGCGCGCTCCCCGCCGGGCGCTCATCGACGCCGTGCGCCGCTTCCACGAGGCGGCGCTGCAACCGGCCGGCAGTTGGCAGCCGCAGTTGCCGCTGGAGTTGGCGTTTGTGGAGTTGGTGGTGGGTGGGGGCGCAGGGGCGCAGGGGGGCAGGGGAGCAGGGGAGAGAGAGCGGCCGTTGGTTGTCGATAGCCGGCCGCCTACTAACGATGCTCTACCGCCAACGGCCGAACAACAACCGGCGGCTAAAGAACAACGGGCGACGACCGAGGGCAACATACCGGCCGGTCGCGGTCAGCCGGCAGCGCCGGCGGATGAGTGGGTCGGCGGCAGCCCACCACCACCACCACCACCATCGCCATCACCCGCGCCCGAACCGGCCGCCCTGACGCTGGCCGCCGTGGCCGGCATGTGGCCGGAGATGACCAAGCGCGTCGGCCGGCGCATCAAAAACCTGCCGGCGCTGCTGACGATGTGTAAACCCCTGGCCCTCGAAGGCCGGACGATTGTGCTGGGCTTCGACTATCCGCTGCTGAAGGACAAATTCGACAAGACGCCCGGCGCGCTGGAACTGGTGACCGACACCTTCCGCACCCTCGGCGCGGCCGACAGCCTGGTGCGCACGGTGACAACCTCCGACTATCCCGTGCCCATCGCCCGCGACGAGTTCAAGGCGCTGGCCGAGGAGTTGGGCGGCATTGTGAGGGACGAGTAA
- a CDS encoding PD40 domain-containing protein codes for MNTSRALILWVWLILFSLTGAACVPTAAPEPTAALPSGDTPAAMPTPAADAAATLSPSATPDVYPPLPTPTHTLPPYPWPTVTPGPTDPPEPTEVPTETIPPVPTMPPTPVVTRIPPAAPPFVAFPEGTTAQPFTLYYRDGEVILSLSSAPGATPQPFLDPWAEFGHYLPPRPEVVSYWGALSPDGRTMALNLTDDPVSKAPGGATDWFSPAPHPVTIYLMDMTTRELRHLVADGFIPVWSPDSRRLAYRSTQTFGLWIVDVTTGEAREVYPVSDGHFVNEYAWAFDNRHMSLTDELLFESRELIVIDTDGVTAPQSIVPEKSYGTSLAQWSPISNQITLALIGEGRDPLSDLWIMNPDGTDRRQLTRDLHVLGGLPQWSPDSRWIVISALAAYEAEPSWYDLWLVDPANAELRRLTYDEDTGQDDDLGNDIQPMWSPDGTQLIYFKSSAQLWVMSLIDGSSRQLLQSENDLYDSGLVIGR; via the coding sequence ATGAATACCTCGCGCGCGCTAATCTTGTGGGTGTGGCTCATCCTCTTCTCGCTGACGGGCGCCGCCTGTGTGCCCACGGCTGCGCCGGAGCCGACGGCGGCGCTGCCGTCGGGCGACACCCCGGCGGCCATGCCGACGCCGGCCGCCGACGCAGCAGCGACGTTATCCCCCTCGGCGACCCCGGACGTCTATCCGCCGTTGCCCACGCCAACCCACACGTTGCCGCCCTATCCCTGGCCGACCGTTACGCCCGGCCCGACAGACCCGCCCGAGCCGACCGAGGTGCCGACGGAAACGATTCCGCCCGTGCCGACAATGCCGCCGACGCCTGTGGTCACCCGCATTCCGCCGGCCGCGCCGCCGTTTGTCGCTTTCCCCGAAGGGACGACCGCCCAACCGTTCACCCTGTATTATCGGGATGGCGAGGTGATCCTCTCGCTGAGCAGCGCCCCCGGCGCGACGCCGCAACCCTTTCTCGACCCCTGGGCCGAATTCGGCCACTACCTGCCGCCCCGGCCGGAGGTCGTCTCCTATTGGGGGGCATTGTCACCGGACGGCCGCACGATGGCCCTCAATCTGACCGATGACCCCGTGTCGAAAGCGCCCGGGGGTGCAACCGACTGGTTTTCGCCCGCGCCTCATCCGGTCACGATTTACCTCATGGACATGACCACCCGCGAACTGCGCCACCTCGTGGCCGATGGTTTCATCCCCGTCTGGTCGCCCGACAGCCGGCGGCTGGCCTATCGCTCGACGCAGACTTTTGGCCTATGGATTGTGGACGTGACGACCGGCGAAGCCAGGGAGGTCTACCCGGTCAGCGATGGACACTTCGTGAATGAGTATGCCTGGGCTTTTGACAACCGCCATATGTCCCTAACGGATGAACTATTGTTTGAATCTCGCGAACTCATCGTGATTGATACGGATGGGGTGACCGCGCCACAATCGATCGTTCCGGAGAAGAGTTATGGAACCAGCTTGGCCCAATGGTCACCTATCAGCAATCAGATAACCCTCGCTTTGATCGGAGAAGGTAGAGATCCATTATCTGATCTGTGGATAATGAACCCGGATGGCACAGACCGGCGTCAGCTAACGCGCGACCTGCACGTGCTCGGCGGCCTGCCGCAATGGTCGCCCGACAGCCGGTGGATCGTTATCAGCGCTTTGGCCGCCTATGAAGCTGAGCCTTCATGGTATGACCTGTGGCTCGTCGATCCCGCCAACGCCGAACTGCGCCGATTAACCTACGATGAGGACACCGGCCAAGACGATGACCTGGGCAATGATATTCAACCCATGTGGTCGCCCGATGGCACACAGCTAATCTATTTCAAATCATCAGCCCAGCTCTGGGTTATGTCGTTAATTGATGGCAGTAGCCGCCAATTATTGCAAAGTGAAAACGATCTTTACGACAGTGGGTTGGTTATTGGCCGTTGA
- a CDS encoding LURP-one-related/scramblase family protein, translating into MGKRREQRREERETFGRRGTANRYRMRQKLVSFGDDFWIEDESGQRAFKVDGKMLRVRDTLFFEDTQGQVMCKIQEKLVRIKDTKTIEGPNGETLAVVKKALITPLRDRWTVKIGDGPDLAVQGNVVNHQYTIGEEGRKVAEVSKKWFRLADTYGVQIEPGQNDVVILAITVAVDMMAHG; encoded by the coding sequence ATGGGCAAACGACGTGAACAACGACGCGAAGAGCGTGAGACTTTCGGCCGGCGCGGCACGGCTAACCGCTATCGGATGCGGCAGAAGCTGGTTTCGTTCGGCGATGACTTCTGGATCGAGGACGAGAGCGGCCAGCGCGCCTTCAAGGTTGACGGCAAAATGCTGCGGGTGCGCGACACGCTCTTCTTTGAAGATACGCAGGGGCAGGTCATGTGCAAAATCCAGGAAAAGCTGGTACGCATCAAGGATACCAAGACGATTGAAGGCCCGAACGGCGAGACGTTGGCCGTCGTCAAAAAGGCTCTGATCACCCCCCTGCGCGACCGTTGGACGGTCAAGATCGGCGACGGCCCTGATCTCGCCGTGCAGGGCAACGTCGTCAACCACCAGTACACCATCGGTGAGGAAGGGCGCAAGGTCGCCGAAGTGTCGAAAAAGTGGTTCCGGCTGGCCGATACGTATGGCGTCCAGATCGAACCGGGGCAAAATGACGTCGTGATTCTGGCTATCACCGTGGCCGTCGACATGATGGCGCATGGCTAG
- a CDS encoding SulP family inorganic anion transporter, translated as MKRQFFNRNTIGEDLTAGLVLGIQSIPDGLANGLLALINPIHGLYGYMMGTFTGALFTSSTFMSVQATSAMALVVASVPQVTAGRDPNTPLFALAILTGLFMLAAGLLKLGSLVRFVPNAVMTGFLNAVAFLIILGQLDDFTGFSSTGPNRLVRTLDLLRNLDQVHLPTLMVGILTIILILTLEKTSLKSLGMVVAIVVASLVVPLLGADRIELVRDIAAIPDSLPRPVLPALAVFPGLMIPALSLTFVGLMQGAGITQSIPEPDGSYADASGDFIGQGMANVFSGLFQGTAVGASLSATALVVGAGARSRLANLSAGVVMAVTIVLFGRFVGAIAMPVLAGLLIVVGFRTLKPHQIRMVWKTGMVQQAVMTLTFLAALLIPLQYAVLLGVALAILLYVFQQSNTVTVKGWEIGPGQYPVESEPPPVVPPRQVTILMAYGSLFYAAAPVFSKQLPEVTAETRHAAVIVILRGQNEVGSTFLKVLTQYADQLHRQQSTLMLAGVEPQVLMQMERTGVLSIIGRHNIFPASEGIGQALLQAVEAAEQWVAGQPEGGAAFSPGTI; from the coding sequence ATGAAACGACAGTTTTTCAATCGCAACACCATTGGCGAAGACCTGACCGCCGGGCTTGTTCTGGGCATCCAGAGCATTCCTGACGGTCTGGCCAACGGCCTGCTGGCGCTGATCAATCCCATCCACGGGCTGTATGGCTACATGATGGGCACGTTCACCGGCGCGCTTTTCACAAGTTCTACATTCATGTCGGTGCAGGCCACCAGCGCCATGGCCCTGGTCGTCGCCAGTGTGCCCCAGGTCACCGCCGGGCGTGATCCCAACACGCCCCTGTTTGCCCTGGCGATCCTCACCGGCCTGTTCATGCTGGCCGCCGGACTGCTGAAGCTGGGGTCGCTGGTGCGCTTCGTGCCCAATGCGGTGATGACCGGCTTTCTCAATGCGGTGGCGTTCTTGATCATTCTGGGGCAGCTGGACGACTTCACCGGTTTCAGCAGCACCGGCCCGAATCGCCTTGTGCGCACCCTGGACCTGCTGCGCAACCTGGATCAGGTGCACCTGCCGACGTTAATGGTGGGCATCCTCACCATTATCCTGATCCTGACGTTGGAAAAGACCAGTCTAAAGTCGCTGGGTATGGTGGTGGCCATCGTCGTGGCCTCGCTGGTTGTGCCGCTGCTGGGCGCGGACAGAATCGAGTTGGTCCGGGATATAGCCGCCATCCCGGACTCATTGCCCCGGCCGGTTTTGCCGGCCCTGGCTGTGTTTCCCGGTCTGATGATTCCCGCCTTATCGCTGACTTTTGTCGGCCTGATGCAAGGCGCGGGTATCACCCAATCCATCCCTGAGCCGGACGGTAGTTATGCGGATGCTTCCGGTGATTTTATCGGCCAGGGGATGGCAAATGTTTTCTCCGGTTTGTTCCAGGGCACGGCCGTCGGCGCTTCGCTCTCCGCCACGGCCCTGGTCGTCGGCGCCGGGGCGCGCAGCCGTCTGGCCAACCTTTCGGCCGGCGTGGTCATGGCCGTGACGATTGTTCTGTTTGGCCGCTTTGTGGGTGCCATTGCCATGCCGGTGCTGGCCGGTTTGTTGATCGTGGTCGGTTTCCGCACGCTCAAACCGCACCAAATCAGGATGGTGTGGAAAACGGGCATGGTGCAGCAAGCGGTGATGACGCTCACCTTCCTGGCCGCCCTCCTCATTCCGCTGCAATACGCGGTGTTGCTGGGCGTGGCCCTGGCTATCCTGCTCTATGTCTTCCAGCAATCCAATACCGTAACGGTCAAGGGCTGGGAAATAGGGCCGGGACAGTATCCGGTGGAGAGCGAGCCGCCACCGGTCGTGCCGCCGCGTCAAGTCACGATCCTCATGGCTTACGGCAGCCTGTTCTATGCCGCCGCGCCGGTGTTCAGCAAGCAGTTGCCGGAAGTCACGGCCGAGACGCGCCACGCCGCGGTCATCGTGATCTTGCGCGGCCAAAACGAGGTCGGCAGCACCTTCCTCAAGGTCTTGACCCAGTACGCCGACCAACTCCACCGCCAACAGAGCACCTTGATGCTGGCGGGCGTGGAACCACAAGTTCTGATGCAGATGGAGCGCACCGGGGTGTTGTCAATCATTGGCCGGCACAACATCTTCCCGGCGTCGGAAGGAATTGGGCAAGCGCTGCTACAGGCCGTTGAGGCGGCCGAGCAGTGGGTCGCCGGCCAACCGGAGGGCGGCGCGGCTTTTTCTCCGGGCACCATCTGA
- a CDS encoding DNA double-strand break repair nuclease NurA, which produces MTLELDKLSPDLEQMARAAAEMRREQKTRAKQLRELVAERATDWAGIRAGLQRAEEIADRKYFRAAAPLTENEPLNAAIPPPPPPDRATIIATDGSQIMPDRHAAFLYYLINVGAIVYHHGSDLAPAIHTSPRLFYPQIEDDQTEDEPGFDTSQVTIARDRGEIEMLANLAAAYRGGPGWVLALLDQRLLYWPMVGERGSAEGVVANWTRAMRHIHETGALLAGYIDRPGKRSVITMLQTLLDEPDMDWRALGKRPTGNELTDAGLYATLLGPGCRSPVFVDISSTNKRFAEEDPNIEVCFFYLNAGNSNVAVADELEPGGEARAVARVDIPRWVAENPAAVSAVHSLVYDQCRILRNYPYALTRADELAVVKRDDETNLNFMIDLAMQRVGLSGSETAKQSGKEIARGGRTQYRMGSGHG; this is translated from the coding sequence ATGACGTTGGAGCTTGACAAGTTATCGCCCGACCTGGAACAGATGGCCCGCGCCGCGGCCGAAATGCGCCGGGAGCAAAAAACGCGCGCCAAACAACTGCGCGAACTGGTGGCTGAGCGGGCCACCGATTGGGCCGGCATCCGCGCCGGGTTACAGCGGGCGGAAGAGATCGCCGACCGCAAGTATTTCCGCGCCGCCGCCCCGCTGACCGAGAATGAGCCGCTCAACGCCGCCATCCCGCCCCCACCACCGCCCGACCGGGCCACGATCATCGCCACCGACGGCTCGCAGATCATGCCCGACCGTCACGCCGCCTTCCTCTACTACCTGATCAATGTTGGGGCCATCGTCTATCACCACGGCAGCGATTTGGCCCCGGCCATCCATACCTCGCCGCGCCTGTTCTACCCGCAGATCGAGGACGACCAGACCGAGGATGAGCCGGGCTTCGACACGAGTCAGGTGACCATTGCCCGCGACCGGGGCGAGATCGAGATGCTGGCCAACCTGGCCGCGGCTTATCGCGGCGGCCCCGGCTGGGTGCTGGCCCTGCTCGATCAGCGGCTGCTCTACTGGCCGATGGTCGGCGAGCGGGGCAGCGCCGAGGGCGTCGTCGCCAACTGGACGCGGGCCATGCGCCACATCCACGAGACGGGCGCGCTGCTGGCCGGCTACATCGACCGGCCGGGCAAGCGCTCGGTCATCACCATGCTCCAGACCTTGCTCGACGAACCGGATATGGATTGGCGGGCCTTGGGCAAGCGGCCGACGGGCAACGAATTGACCGACGCCGGCCTCTATGCCACGCTGCTCGGCCCCGGCTGCCGCAGCCCGGTCTTCGTCGATATTTCATCCACCAACAAGCGCTTTGCCGAGGAAGACCCCAACATCGAGGTCTGCTTCTTTTATCTGAACGCCGGTAACAGCAACGTGGCCGTCGCCGACGAGCTGGAGCCGGGCGGCGAGGCGCGGGCCGTGGCCCGAGTGGATATACCGCGCTGGGTGGCCGAGAACCCGGCGGCGGTCAGCGCCGTCCATAGCCTCGTCTATGACCAGTGCCGCATCCTGCGCAACTATCCCTACGCCCTGACGCGGGCCGACGAGCTGGCCGTGGTGAAGCGCGACGACGAGACCAATCTCAATTTTATGATCGATCTCGCCATGCAACGGGTGGGCCTGAGCGGCAGCGAGACGGCCAAGCAGAGCGGCAAGGAGATCGCCCGCGGCGGCCGCACGCAGTACCGGATGGGCAGCGGGCATGGCTAA
- a CDS encoding ATP-binding protein, translating into MPQDSNEPSGPLGYVVGGGLKSGLRVRLTIPADGVQEGGFVVCETPRYRYYGLITDLQLGATDPRFADEKSDRLPAGIQGALYGKTLYTTLEMYSTLLLDRGPELTAPERAEWEARVATGDENPGPKPVKTVPAHHAPVRPADAADVAAIFGEEGGVNFVVGHTIEQGHPVCLDLERFVKRSSGIFGATGTGKSFLTRMVLAGLMKTNVAAALVFDMHNEYGFDDTDSDRGERVWGLKSLFRSQVEVAGLGAGSMAGANRSDFDVLLSAEEFTIDDILLIGEKLSLTETSAVTLHALERSFGNKWFAKFMAMDPSAEEIDPDTGKKTPAPNSVAFWARFSNVNEEAAKGLYRRLKPIYDKPYIVDKPPIDAVAEIVNRLEGGRHVILSFGRFEAEEDYLLVSNILTRRIRDKWVKATENFKGGLGGSAPRPLVIVVEEAHKLLSPGVSRQTAFGTIARELRKYNVTLLIVDQRPSGIDDEVMSQLGTRVTGWLGDDDDIRAVLSGLAGRDQLRGMLARLQEKEEVLLLGWGVKMPIPIRSRRYDKRFYDEIRGRSATAAPERPYRLEDANADLF; encoded by the coding sequence GTGCCGCAAGATTCCAATGAACCATCCGGCCCGCTGGGCTACGTCGTCGGCGGCGGGCTGAAGAGTGGCCTGCGCGTGCGCCTCACCATCCCGGCCGACGGCGTGCAGGAGGGCGGCTTCGTCGTCTGCGAGACGCCCCGCTACCGCTACTACGGCCTCATCACCGACCTGCAACTAGGCGCCACCGACCCGCGCTTCGCCGACGAGAAATCCGACCGGCTGCCGGCGGGCATCCAGGGCGCGCTCTACGGCAAGACGCTCTACACCACGCTGGAGATGTATTCCACCCTGCTGCTCGACCGCGGGCCGGAACTCACCGCGCCGGAGCGGGCCGAGTGGGAAGCGCGGGTGGCGACCGGCGACGAGAACCCCGGCCCCAAGCCGGTGAAGACCGTGCCCGCCCATCACGCGCCGGTGCGGCCCGCTGACGCGGCCGACGTGGCCGCCATCTTCGGCGAGGAGGGCGGCGTCAATTTCGTCGTCGGCCACACCATTGAGCAGGGCCACCCGGTGTGCCTCGACCTGGAGCGCTTCGTCAAGCGCAGCAGCGGCATCTTCGGGGCCACGGGCACGGGCAAGAGTTTCCTGACGCGCATGGTGCTGGCCGGGCTGATGAAGACCAACGTGGCCGCGGCGCTGGTGTTCGACATGCACAACGAATACGGCTTCGACGACACCGACTCCGACCGCGGCGAGCGCGTCTGGGGGCTGAAGAGCCTGTTCCGCTCCCAGGTGGAGGTGGCCGGGCTGGGCGCGGGGTCGATGGCCGGGGCCAACCGCTCCGATTTCGACGTCCTGCTGAGCGCCGAAGAGTTCACCATTGACGACATTTTGCTCATCGGCGAGAAGCTGAGCCTGACCGAGACCAGCGCGGTCACGCTCCACGCGCTGGAGCGCTCCTTCGGCAACAAGTGGTTCGCCAAATTCATGGCGATGGATCCGTCGGCCGAGGAGATCGACCCCGACACGGGCAAGAAGACGCCCGCGCCCAACTCAGTCGCCTTCTGGGCGCGTTTCAGCAACGTCAACGAGGAAGCCGCCAAGGGTCTCTACCGCCGCCTGAAACCGATCTATGACAAGCCCTACATCGTTGACAAGCCGCCGATCGATGCCGTGGCCGAGATCGTCAACCGGCTGGAGGGCGGGCGCCACGTCATCCTCAGCTTCGGCCGCTTCGAGGCCGAGGAAGATTACCTGCTGGTGTCCAATATCCTGACGCGGCGCATCCGCGATAAGTGGGTGAAGGCGACGGAGAATTTCAAGGGTGGGCTGGGCGGTTCCGCGCCGCGGCCGTTGGTCATCGTCGTGGAGGAAGCCCACAAGCTGCTCAGCCCCGGCGTGTCGCGCCAGACGGCTTTCGGCACCATCGCCCGCGAACTGCGCAAGTACAACGTGACGCTGCTCATCGTCGATCAGCGGCCGTCGGGCATCGACGATGAGGTGATGTCGCAACTGGGCACGCGCGTCACCGGCTGGCTGGGCGACGATGATGACATCCGCGCCGTGCTCAGCGGTCTGGCCGGCCGCGACCAGTTGCGCGGCATGTTGGCTCGCTTGCAGGAGAAAGAGGAAGTGCTGCTGCTGGGTTGGGGGGTGAAGATGCCCATCCCCATCCGCTCGCGGCGCTATGATAAGCGGTTTTATGATGAGATTCGTGGGCGGAGCGCTACGGCTGCGCCGGAACGGCCTTACCGGCTGGAAGATGCTAATGCGGATTTGTTCTAG